The following proteins come from a genomic window of Plasmodium vivax chromosome 3, whole genome shotgun sequence:
- a CDS encoding hypothetical protein, conserved (encoded by transcript PVX_000605A), producing the protein MSLLKDSELEEVHRKIIDGTIEKCGQFYNTRILEAIKIRWLKIYERKLQATEKGPDQPGAPQQGGAPNVADDFEDDEFEDAEVEEKEIAELEQHLQDDEADELNELDDISISDLSDVDPPTSNVIVGICDKITKPCGRRNASSNWKIKLKGGLMKVDGKEMFFRSLQGDLDIVGGGVDSLCLALYLSKNKHHIKLLNVKRKCSLLDSHYSKKNVCEVGRHYAFPLSGSSSHFGELLRWVTAEDEVIRSNPYASNLSYLDECGRTYRVNKFIFRILFCLLKDHLFGASIPNPKEERMSSFIRRRFDANLLESVISPYCLHYFGYSPRDVLMRSHFPEFMDRLEEEKSLVKALRATAKKGSSSIFAQKKKSVKFAKGNVTLLSKLRDHLELCSNVEVRLGRKSIKCEQIIFCLSPPELKGLLRKVIFEGKQMDALVKEDTLVKKYLSKFRSHAVRISNVCFAKNVLPLSHSLESLLLFKRNKQNKLISLLYDGNIFPPQCDGPSGVEDHPGEPSPEGGLYETSLRFMSRETDERKSVEEIDRFLRGVLGVQEKPDLLVSHVHHVFPFDARADQAYKKIIRRKCPRVRLFWTFYFFRSFEFCLQEAKRFGEAV; encoded by the exons ATGTCCCTGCTGAAGGACTCCGAGCTGGAGGAAGTGCACAGGAAGATAATCGACGGGACGATCGAGAAGTGCGGCCAGTTCTACAATACACGGATTTTGGAAGCCATAAAAATCAGGTGGCTGAAGATCTACGAGCGGAAGCTGCAGGCTACGGAGAAGGGGCCTGACCAGCCGGGCGCGCCGCAGCAGGGGGGCGCGCCCAACGTTGCCG ACGACTTTGAGGACGACGAGTTTGAAGACGCCGAagtggaggagaaggaaataGCCGAGTTGGAGCAGCACCTCCAGGATGACGAGGCGG aCGAACTGAACGAGCTGGACGACATCTCCATAAGCGACCTGAGCGACGTGGACCCCCCGACGTCCAACGTCATCGTCGGCATTTGCGACAAA ATAACGAAGCCGTGTGGACGCAGAAACGCAAGTAGCAATTGGAAGATAAAGCTCAAGGGGGGACTGATGAAG GTGGACGGCAAGGAGATGTTCTTCCGCAGTTTGCAGGGCGATCTGGA CATCGTAGGCGGCGGCGTCGACTCCCTCTGTCTGGCCCTTTACCTCTCCAAAAATAAACACCACATCAAACTGCTAAACGTGAAGAGGAAGTGCAGCCTCCTTGACAGCCATTACTCGAAGAAGAACGTGTGCGAAGTGGGGAGGCACTATGCCTTCCCCCTGAGTGGGTcctcttctcattttggGGAACTGCTTCGGTGGGTGACTGCGGAGGATGAAG TCATCCGGAGCAACCCGTACGCAAGCAACCTCTCCTACTTGGACGAATGCGGGCGAACCTACCGAGTGAATAAATTTATCTTCAGAATTTTGTTCTGCCTTTTGAAGGACCACCTCTTCGGAGCgtctatccctaaccctaagGAGGAGCGGATGAGCTCTTTTATAAGGAGACGCTTCGACGCTAACTTGCTCGAAAGTGTTATTAGCCCATACTGCCTCCACTACTTTGGGTACTCCCCCCGGGATGTGTTGATGCG ctcCCACTTCCCCGAATTTATGGACCgcctggaggaggagaagtccCTCGTCAAGGCCCTGCGCGCAACCGCCAAGAAAGGTAGCTCCTCCATCTtcgcccaaaaaaaaaagagcgtaAAGTTCGCTAAAGGGAACGTCACCTTGTTGAG CAAACTTCGGGACCACCTCGAACTATGCAGCAACGTCGAA GTGCGCCTCGGGAGGAAGTCCATCAAATGTGAACAGATCATCTTCTGTTTGAGTCCACCCGAACTGAAGGGCCTTCTGCGGAAGGTGATCTTcgaggggaagcaaatggaCGCCCTCGTGAAAGAAGACACACTCGTGAAAAAGTACCTGTCGAAATTCCGCTCCCACGCGGTTAGAATTTCCAACGTTTGCTTTGCCAAAAATGTGTTGCCCCTCTCGCACTCGCTG GAATCCCTCCTCTTGTTCAAACGGAACAAACAGAACAAGCTGATCTCTCTGTTGTACGACGGCAACATATTCCCTCCCCAGTGTGATGGGCCTAGTGGAGTCGAGGACCACCCGGGGGAACCCTCGCCGGAGGGGGGCCTTTACGAGACGAG CCTGCGATTCATGAGCAGAGAAACGGATGAACGCAAATCGGTGGAGGAAATAGATCGTTTCCTTCGAGGCGTCCTCGGTGTGCAGGAGAAGCCCGACTTG CTCGTCAGCCACGTCCACCACGTCTTCCCCTTCGATGCGCGTGCCGACCAGGCGTACAAAAAGATAATTCGCAGAAAGTGCCCACGGGTACGGCTCTTCTGGACATTCTACTTTTTCAGAAGCTTCGAGTTCTGCCTGCAGGAGGCGAAGCGGTTTGGCGAAGCGGTTTAG